The following DNA comes from Callospermophilus lateralis isolate mCalLat2 unplaced genomic scaffold, mCalLat2.hap1 Scaffold_884, whole genome shotgun sequence.
ttagggacaataaatcctaagcacgcaccattaataaagtgccaagggatcatgcataaaagtgaatgagaccacagttaacaaaaacaaagatattatatgggtctatgaccatgttattcactgtatttttacctacaaaaaaataaataaaaaggtactggcctggtagaattctggaacaggtgatgatgttgcttatacttcttaaattacataacattatatcagtttgtgctaccaagagatagactacatagatccaggagctagactgtcaaagttgaagattcttcattctctatcactcccattaacccacttggcaattacatttttttacaccatgcttccgcatcctctagttttagaaatcctaattatttaagaggacactattccaccaggatgtctaacaagattcgaactaaaatttaaactgtacctgagaactcaaaattctatgtactaaaaaaaaaaaaaaaaaaacagaaagcaagaggggaaagtacaatcctagctaggtcaattcactctccttatcagaaggacattgattccatgttgcaatggagataaaaactcagatgattcaatttgaaaacagatgatccaattctcttctttttagtactcactttccatacaggaattgtaaaaaggccagtgaagtagttgtgtcttgagaaaatcatggtgaggaggctcaattgatttgggcatatgtatgagtttcactcaatcagctaagttgtagagaccaaaaaaagtccatttaggggatctaaaaagaagagcagaaaaaacacaagatgacattaatttgacattcagtctacatagctgtcaaaactgtaattaattgccctgttttccttttgataagtttttttttttctttcaggaacagactctcaccagtaccataaactaagtacagaactttgactgaaaagcgaatttttgtggtgtcactatagggaactgtgctttatggcaccataaggacagaaggattcatttctcagacaattgctgaaagtggtcttttcaaaatattttcatcagtagaagagagtttttctggctatgaccattcaaggcttccaacactcaagactgtttgagactcatgtaaatcacactctatgtctcaagtatgagagtgcaagacaactccaaaatttcacttggagtaagcaaaagcctcctttgagataagactgcaaacccagattctgtgcacccaaacaagctcccttccctttatttccattgtgctgatctgaagcaccctaccttagagacttccaagatgcctagtcatggtcttaatctccctccttgggagccctaattagaactcaaatgcattcttcatctgattccatactttctgttttccagaagttctttgaagtcttttgtcactggagatcacctcctcttttcattgtgaatgtttatctcattttatgcttctattttactgttactttaattcattgtgggtaaaatagaattgtatatttgaagatccaggtctctaagtaaaatagttagcttagtttatgggtttataatacacagtcaaaaatgttcaatacattttaatatgaatttagatccatgattaaaattggaggaaataaaataggctttataaggatgtaattctgcactacaaaattatcattttgtttcacaaaggataagaattttggaagataacatgacaccaaaaaaaaaaagaatcactattttttatatatagttgtgcttgaacgagaataaaaacgtcaccataaattgataatataatataaaaaaagctttataaccatgttctgtttttttttgacaaaacatatttgaagcaaaaataccaaatccattaatctcctgcaaatacaatacagtgaatagcatttctacaggaaacatataattttaatgatattgtgtaacttttctagacatagatgtagaagctaaaaacactaatattctttctcaaggaacatttaatttgaagcatagttccataaatctgcaaatataattaaattttatttattatacacagatcagtacatcaaaagtaaccaaatacctggaaataattcctttgatatttctatttcctagacaataaagccagctttaatatagtatatcttctacattttcagtgacacataatttttaaattttaagtaaacttctcctttaggctcaaaaatcaccatataactatggtactaatactattagtgatggatattagaagaaaaatttttagtacttttaagagagttgtttgaaatgaaacacaagatcaacacatgatccttcaaacaaattatgataatgcatgcacagcaataaatttgaaataaagaaggtatagaaatttattagctacaggactttgaaacctcatgctttggacccaaaagacaattattttgctttgtcattacagcactttttataactgtgtggggagttttaggcccatgtttttgttttgtgatctcacatgcttcatttattcagatgtattaatgtaatatatgcttatatgagtagtttgaaattatatgcctctttctaattatagaatagTCTAGAAATTCTTATTCTTCACAGTatctaaattagagagcaattaccatgaaagctagaaaatgcacagtggcttaaagaactcttcatccaagagtttagccttaaacttttcacatagttgatggtcaataaatttatatggttcataaagttaaaatctgtttaatcttaaagtaaagaaataaaaagccacagagtgcttcttcacagatgccaagctttcattactggaaaacccatggattcctaaagggcagtctgtctctctgattgatttagttatgtaaaattcaaatcctgcttttcttccccacaactttggcttttctgtgtaatcttgttctttgtgtttctcgcacctattagaatggctactatcaaaaagacaaaagaaccagtggcacatgccttaatctcagtaactcaggaggctgaggcaggaggattataaattcaaggtaaacctcagcaactcagtgagacctgatctcaaaataaaaagtaaaaaggtctccagatggctatcaggggtaaagtccccctgggttcaacccccatcataaataaaagaaaagaaagacaaaagattttaagtactggtcaggatgtggagaaactagaattcttgtactatgtttgggggaatgcaaattagtacagtcattatggaaattagtatgggaagtttctttaaaaattaaaaatagagctcagttgggagagtgcttgccttgcatggacaaggccctgggttcaatccccagcaccaaaaaaaaaacaaaaaacaaaaaactaccctatggtccagccaatcggtggatgaatggatacagaaaatgtggtttagaaatataaggggatactctttagtctttaaaaaaaataaggaaattctgtcatttatgacaaatgaatgaggccaaaggacgttttattgggagaaatagccacgcacagggcaataatcacatgatctcacctacatgtggaatcgatcaaagttgaactcatagaaacagagagcagaatggtgactgccaggggcccaggagtggctgggctgtggagggggaagatgctggtctcaggagaacaaattacacttagatgagagggatgagtttaagggatctattgtgcaatataatgactatagttaataataacatacaacagaatgagtacagttgataatgttatctacactaaaaatgactcaaagagtagattttaagggtcctcaccacaaataagaatatgaagtaatgtatatgttaaaaagcttgactcagacattcttcaatgtaacatttttcaaattatgttatatgccataaatatgtacaaattatcattactattgttattatcatcatcatcagggattgaacctaggattgtttaaccattgagtcacatccccagctcattttatttttgagagagaattacatcataaatcccaccatggaagtgagtaaactgggaagatatttaattggtagatttctacctccttccccaaactggagctctgttacaacaaaaaggaagaagtggaactaggatgagcaatgagcactgttgactccaattagcactgagcctgaaagGGGGATAACCATCACCAAACTTCTCCCCATGCCATCTTCACATATTTTATGGCGTCTGTATTAGCATGCtttctgttgctctaacaaaatacctgagaacacATAATTTATAAGGAGGTAAGTTTTGTTTAACTCAGTATCCAAGATTTGGCAGCTCCTGCAAGTGATCTCTGGTGAGGATGTTCACCAGATTGTGTGGTCAGAAAACGGGGAGGGACCAATCTGGCTCTTTTTAAAACAACTCCCTATTACAGCAGCAAATGGGGGCCCATGAGAAGTCCATTACTCCCTTGAGAGGGAATCTTGCAGagtgactgagttacctcccactaggcccacctctttcaggttctaccacctcatcaCTGAGGACCAACCCTCCAGCCTTTGAACCTTTGGGACAAATCACATCACATCATCACAAGCTCCAACAAAGCTACCATCATAAGAGCAGGATGTCCCAGTCTACAACATGTGCGTATGTGGGGATGGGGGAAGGTTGATCTCAGAAGtcactggaagcagccagagcccccattccagaacctctgtgatgtcacttctgttgtcatggcagtctgggtgccaacccagaagagttcgttggtggcttcagtctgtgagacttggtggtctagccatggcctcttcacagagtatcacgcccccaaatgaacctctgatcgaatcctcatggctgaaaccaagcctgtttccagcttttaatgcaatgcttcttattacaataagtggcatcttcttcgtctttccgtgagtctcccatggaaggtgtcagtgtcttagacacagaagagaaaatagacaaggacagtacagaggcagggagggaagtggagagagagggtCAGCAGGGGAAGGACGATATAGAGTTAGAGGGAACCCAATGTGAAAGCACAGAGGTCTGGAGTGCCTGACGCATTTAGGGAACTATGAGAGACTGATAATGCTGGTGACATTTTGTGGAGTCTCCATGGTCTGTCTGTAACCTGGATATTTAGATCTGTCCTTAAGACGAGTGAGTCCTACCTCAGGTGAACTAGGCCTTGTGGGGAGCTCTGGGTTTCCCCAGACTAGGACTGAGTCTGGCTCTGGTTTCAGGTGCCGGTGGTTGGCTCAGAATGGGCAGTGGGAATTTGCCGTGGTTTCGGGCCTATTCTTTATAGTGTCCTTCtgcagcctcattttcctcaacgggtcagacccaggcattttacacaaaggtaaggcctcagacccctggagaaggaggtggtatcccaagggctgatggctataggggtgatttcaaacatgctaacccccctcaatcccaccccccaccccagtggcctcaggagctcttccctccatgtcatcattacttgggccctggcacttcatttcccaagccactaaagtgcgaaaaaacagaatcctggaggtTTTCCAGCTGCTTTCAAAGGAAGGACTGGGCAGGCTGGCAAGAGAGGTCAGCAGGCTCTTCCAAACGATGCAGttcactcctcctccttcccattttacacacgacttcaagcactgatcactattccaaaaggggagagctctgtatagagctcctgtggctggacagccctttcactctgactgccgcccatctgagtggtcagcttgctcaacagggaccgggattcccctgccctcctcctcctcacccttcttgttgcccaatgatgctatggggcggccccaagcagtagagtggtggaagggcctcctgccactgcccaaatctcttcccctgccaggctccttagaagaggaccccaacattcaatacatagcacgagtgaacaacacggcctttcgcctgcagtggtgctcgaagtgttctttccatcgtccaccccggacccaccactgtcccttctgtaatatctgtgtggaggtaagtactcctccttcctgtccactcaccaacccatcccagggcacctggccaggaccaggaacctcacatcatatgtggtccaggggtgggtatgagatcatcttcccacactgctacaagtggctcgcagccactcttggtcacttatatatgttattgcctccagttctgcacttgtcctgagacgctggccttgcttgcacaggtgctgacatgcaaagggcaccatctgtgctgagcctggtggagtcaaggggaggaaaggcattgactgtcccactagcttgctgatactagatacccataactttaggccggctgctgccctgttctgggtatcattgcctgtccacctctgggtgtccaattgagggtttcctgggttccgagtgctcttctctcatgtgcacaccttgcacgggtttccaagtacagaaggctggctgggcaagaaattcttctcatcattacccagtatctgaaaaaatacagcttcGCAGCTTTTCTATATCCTGCTCAAAGTGACACCAGGCAGGTCTTTTCTCTAGAGACCTCACTCATGACAAATGACCTGAGGAGTCATGGCATCCTAACTGTGCTCTATCCATGGACGTGCTGGTTTCACCCTGGAGATGGGAGCTCACGTGCAGGGCCAAGAGCAGGAGGTCTAGGGGCTGGGTTGAGGGGGGGCCTCAAGATTTGGGGGTATTGGGCTAAGCCAAATAGACCCTCAAGGTCTGCCTTCTCTGCCCTAGAACTTTGACCACCACTGCCTGTGGGTAAACAATTGTGTAGGTCAAAGAAATTTCCACGTATTCGTGCTGCTGCTGGTGTCCCTGTGCCTTTATCTGGTTGTTCTTCTGGCTACCAGTGTGCTTTTTCTCATTCGTACAAGACATATGCCCTTGTCGCTGGACTCAGCCATGGCGTATCCACCCAGTCCCAAGGGCCCACACTGGGAAGAGAATGGGTTGTGGGGATGGACGGACAGCCAAGGGGCAGGACAGCCAAGAGGTGGGGTTAACCGAGGGAGGGCTGATGTTGTGGGCAGGGCTAAAGGgagaagctacttgggaggacCTATGAAGGACAGATTGAAGGCGAGTGGGGTCAGGGAGATGGGCGTGGTAGGATGGACTATGGAGTTAAGAATCTAGGGAGGCCAAGAAGTGGGGTAATGAAGGTTGAAAAGGGTCAAGTGGGAGGCCAGCATGGTGGGGTGAGGTTTCTCTTGGGTGTGCTGGATTAATTGTCCAGTCCAGGGAGGCAAAAGTGGGTGGGCGGGGCCAGCCAGGGCGGGGCTAATGAGGGCTGTCGGTCGTTGGGCGGGGCCAGGAGAGAACAGTTTGTCTGTTCTTCTTAGCTTGTGTATGCACAGCATCGCAGTAGCTGTACCCATCTTGGTACTCCTGCTGCCTGTCATTCTGCTCCTGATGATACAGGCTGTGTCGGTGAGCAAGGTAAGCGAGTACTGCAATACCAAACGGTGTGGAGGCATCTTGCATCTTTGGGAATCCGGCACTTTCGGCTGATCTTCACTGCCCTTGGTCCTGATGGTGCCTCATGAGTAATTCCAGACCCACCCCTTAAGATGCAGCTCAGATCATTCCTCCCCTTGGAGCTCAGTGGTCATTCTTCCTCGTGGGTGCATTGCATGGAGAGCCTGTTATTTGAGGGATGGGTGCATCCTGCGCTTGTGTTGATAAGAACCCTACGATCAGAATAACACCAGCAGACACCTAGGGAAACGCTTGAGATGGGGGTCGGTCCTGAGTGGTGTAGCAGCCTGCAAGAAACTGAGTTTGGCGAGTCCAGCATTGTAGAGGAGGACGTGCCACTCTTCCTGTCCTAGGTGTGATTTTGCAAAGGTGGAAGAcaggagggtgttgtctgtgagaggcacacctttgcaaaaaggcagagaaacccgaatgtaggatgttaaggaaatgaggaaggaacgattctaaatcaaacccaaggtgccagataatttataaggaggagtcaagtttaaaaagcccctaaaagttgagcgtgaaatttagttttgatgaagtgGAAACCTGGGAGCTATGgtgggatttgaaaaaaaaaaaaaaaaaaaaacacaaaagctcatttattgaggaataaattaaaactgcaaaattCTCCCTTTTAGTCTAGGATAAGGGATTTTGACAAATGGATACTGTCCTGCATTCTCCTGCATGATCAAGTTTAGGCAGTTTCTTTACCCcagaatatcctttcattcacctgttgttgtcagtctctctccctatgtccttctggtttttctttttttccaggatcacatgtaaatggagtcattgccttcttttctctggctttatttatttaggacaatgtatttgagattcatccatgttgtcgctcatatcagtattttatttccttttattgctgtgtagaagcgtatggatgcccaatagattgtttatacattcatcaaaggaaggattttttacattatatctagtttttgccagtatttttgtttgttttgtttagtttttttcattctggaaattgaacccggggtgtttaatcactgagccacattcctagtacCCCTCCCATtatgtttaaaacaatttttctttttaattttgagacagggtctcactaagttgcttagcgcatcactaagttgctgaggctgactttgaacttgccatcctcttgcttcaggctcccaagcctctgggattataggtgtggtccACTATGCCTCGCTAGTTTATggtagttataaataaagctgccccaaacattgatgcacaggcatgtgaacataagttttcatttttgttgaataaattcttaagggtggcattgctgagtcataaggt
Coding sequences within:
- the LOC143641188 gene encoding palmitoyltransferase ZDHHC19-like encodes the protein MASSQSITPPNEPLIESSWLKPSLFPAFNAMLLITISGIFFVFPCRWLAQNGQWEFAVVSGLFFIVSFCSLIFLNGSDPGILHKGSLEEDPNIQYIARVNNTAFRLQWCSKCSFHRPPRTHHCPFCNICVENFDHHCLWVNNCVGQRNFHVFVLLLVSLCLYLVVLLATSVLFLIRTRHMPLSLDSAMAIAVAVPILVLLLPVILLLMIQAVSVSKVSEYCNTKRCGGILHLWESGTFG